In Isoptericola variabilis 225, the genomic window TGCTGCTCGTGACCACGGTGCCGACGATGATCCTCGCCCAGGGCGGCCTGCCGGACCTGTGGCTCGTGCTCGCGACGCTCGTCGGCGGCGCCCTCGCGGCCGGCTCGGCCAACGCGTTCAACTGCTACCTCGACCGCGACATCGACGAGCTCATGAACCGCACCAAGCGGCGTCCGCTCGTCACGGGCGAGGTCACCCCGCGCGCCGCGCTGGTGTTCGCGACCCTGCTCGGCGTGGTGGCGCTCGTGTGGTTCGCGCTCGTGGTCAACGTGGCCGCGGCGTGGCTGACGTTCGCCGCCATCGTCATCTACGTCGTCGGCTACACCATGATCCTCAAGCGGCGCACGCCGCAGAACATCGTGTGGGGCGGCATCGCGGGCTGCATGCCCGTGTTCATCGGCTGGGCCGCGGTCACCGAGTCGCTGAGCTGGGCGGCCCTGGCGCTCTTCGGCGTCATCTTCTTCTGGACGCCGCCGCACTACTGGCCGCTGTCCGTGAAGTTCAAGCGCGACTACGCCACGGCCGGCGTGCCGATGCTCCCCGTGGTCGCCTCGGACCGCCGCGTCGCGGTCGAGATGGTCGCCTACACCGTCGCGATGATCGCGTGCTCGCTCGCGCTCGTCCCGCTCGCCGGCATGACGTGGTTCTACGCCGTGGCCGCCGCCGGCCTCGGGGCCTGGTTCCTCGGCTCGACCGTCGGGATGCTGCGCCGCGCCCGCGGCGAGGCGCGCGGCAAGCTCGGCGCCATGAAGGTGTTCCACGCGTCGATCACGTACCTCACGCTGCTGTTCGTCGCGGTCGCGGTCGACGTGTTCCTCCCGTTCTGACGGACCCGGCGGGCATGATGGGCCGGTGCCCGACACGCTCCCCGAGACCCTGCAGGCGGTGCTGCGCGACTACCTCGCGCACCTCGGCGTCGAGCGCGGCCTGTCGGGCAACACCCTCGCGGCCTACCGCCGCGACCTGACCCGGTACGCGCACCACCTGGCCCGCCTCGGCCGCGCCCGGCTCGCCGACGTGCTCGAGGCCGACGTCACCGCGTACGTCTCGGTGCTGCGGCAGGGGTCCGACGGCGGCACGCCGCTGTCGCCGTCGTCGACCGCCCGGGCGCTCGCGGCCGTGCGCGGCTGGCACCGCTTCGCGCAGGCCGAGGGGCTCACCGACGCCGACCCGTCCGCCGAGGTGCACGCACCCCAGCAGCTGCGCCGCCTGCCGCACGCGCTGAGCGTCGACGACGTGGCCCGCCTGCTCGCCGCCGCGGGCACCGGCGACGGCCCGGTGCCGCTGCGCGACCGGGCGCTGCTCGAGCTGCTGTACTCCACGGGCGGGCGCATCAGCGAGGTCGTGGGGCTCGACGTCGACGCCGTGGGCTGGCTCGGGCGCGACGACGCCGAGGAGCCGGAGCACGCCGTCGTGCGCCTGCTCGGCAAGGGCTCCAAGGAGCGGGTCGTGCCCGTGGGCTCGTACGCGCGCACGGCGCTCGACGCCTACCTCGTGCGCGGGCGGCCCGCGCTCGCCGCGGCGGGCCGCGGCACGCCGGCGCTGTTCCTCAACACGCGCGGCGCCCGCCTGTCGCGCCAGAGCGCGTGGGCCGTGCTGCGCCGGGCGGCCGAGCGCGCGGGCATCGACGCGCCCGTCTCGCCGCACACGCTGCGGCACTCGTTCGCCACGCACCTGCTCGCCGGCGGCGCGGACGTGCGCGTCGTGCAGGAGCTGCTCGGCCACGCGTCCGTCACGACGACGCAGATCTACACGATGGTCACGCCCGAGGCGCTGCGCGAGGTCTACGCGGCGACCCACCCGCGCGCGCTCGGGTAGCCGACGCGCCGATGGGCGGCACGCCGACGGGTGGGCGAGGGGCGGCGTGGGTGCTGGGGTAGCGTGACGGACGTGAGCGAGGCACTCGGGAGCGACACCATGACGCAGACGGCACTCATCGCCGACGGCGGGCGCACCGACGTCGTCGGGCGCCCCATGCCCGACTTCCCGGTGCCCGCGCCGCTGTCGTCGCACGGCCCGGCGCGGATCGTCGCCATGTGCAACCAGAAGGGCGGCGTCGGCAAGACCACGACCACGATCAACCTCGGCGCGTCGCTGGCGGAGTACGGGCGGCGGGTCCTGCTCGTCGACTTCGACCCGCAGGGCGCCGCGTCGGTCGGCGTGGGCGTCAACCCGCACGAGCTCGACCTGAGCGTCTACAACCTCGTCATGGAGCGCGACGTCCGGCTCGACGACGTCGTCCAGACCACCGCGATCGACGGGCTCGACGTGCTGCCGGCCAACATCGACCTGTCCGCCGCGGAGGTCCAGCTCGTGGGCGAGGTCGCGCGCGAGTCGGTGCTCGCCCGCGCGCTGCGGCCCGCGCTCGACGACTACGACGTCATCCTCGTCGACTGCCAGCCGTCGCTCGGCCTGCTCACCGTCAACGCGCTCACGGCCGCGCACGGCGTCCTCATCCCGCTCGAGTGCGAGTTCTTCGCGCTGCGCGGCGTCGCGCTGCTCATCGAGACGATCGAGAAGGTCCGCGACCGGCTCAACCCGGCGCTCGAGATCGACGGCATCCTGCCGACCATGTACGACTCGCGCACCCTCCACTCGCGCGAGGTCGTCGCCCGCGTGCACGAGGCGTTCGGCGACACCCTGCTGCACACCGTCATCGGGCGCACCGTGAAGTTCCCCGACGCGTCGGTCGCGGCCGAGCCGATCACGGCGTACGCGCCGAACCACCCCGGTGCCGAGGCGTACCGGCAGCTCGCGCGGGAGCTCGTGGCCCGTGGCGACACCGCGTAGCGCCGCCACCGACGAGGCGCCGGCGGCGTCCGGGTTCCAGGTCCACCTGGAGAACTTCTCCGGCCCGTTCGACCTGCTGCTGTCGCTCATCGCCAAGCACGAGCTCGACGTCACCGAGGTGGCGCTCGCGGTCGTCACCGACGAGTTCGTGGCCCACATCCGGGCCGCCGAGCAGGCGGCCCGCGAGGCGGCCGAGCGTGGCGAGGAGCACCCCTCGTGGGACCTCGGCACCGCGAGCGAGTTCGTCGTCGTCGCCGCGACGCTGCTCGACCTGAAGGCCGCGCGGCTCCTGCCCGGCGTCGTCGAGGAGGACGCCGAGGACCTCGAGCTGCTCGAGGCCCGCGACCTGCTGTTCGCCCGCCTGCTGCAGTACCGCGCCTACAAGGAGGTCTCGGCGATCTTCGCCGAGCGCATGGCCACCGAGGGGCGGCGCGTGCCGCGGTCGGTGCCGCTCGAGCCCGAGGTCGCCGCCCTGCTGCCGGAGCTGGTCTGGACGCTCGACGGCGAGCGGCTCGCCGCGCTGGCCGCCAGGGCGCTCGAGCCGAAGGCCCCGCCGGTGGTGGGCCTCGCGCACCTGCACGCGCCGCTCGTCAGCGTGCGCGAGGAGGCGCAGGTCGTGGCGCGCCGGCTGCGTCGCGAGCATGCCGCGACGTTCCGGGCGCTCGTCGCCGGCGCCGAGCGCATCGTCGCCGTCGCGCGGTTCCTCGCCCTGCTCGAGCTGTTCCGCAGCGGCGACGTCGCGTTCGAGCAGGTCACCCCGCTCGGCGAGCTCACCGTGCGGTGGACCGGGCACGGCGGCGACGACGAGGTCGTGGGCGACGGGTTCGAGGAGTTCGACGGCACCGACGTGGAGGGAGCGGCATGACGCAGGAGCCCGACGACCGGATCGACACCGAGGCCGGCGTCGAGCCCGGGGTGGAGGTCGACGTCGCGAGCCTGCCGGGCGGCGCGGCCGCCGCGCTCGAGGCGGTGCTCATGGTCGCGGAGTCGCCCGTGCCCGTCGAACGGCTCGCGGCCGCGGTCGACCTGCCGGTGCCGCGGGTGCGCGAGACGCTCGAGGCGCTCGCGGCCGAGTACCGCGGCGACGGCGACGGGCGCCCGCGCGGCTTCGAGCTGCGCGAGGGCGCCGAGGGCTGGCGGTTCTACTCCTCGCGCGCGCACGCCGACGTCGTGGGCCGGTTCGTGCTCGAGGGCCAGTCGTCGCGGCTGAGCCAGGCCGCGCTCGAGACCCTGGCCGTCATCGCGTACCGGCAGCCGGTCACGCGCGGGCAGGTGTCCGCGGTCCGCGGGGTCAACGTCGACGGCGTCGTGCGGACGCTGCTCGCGCGCGGGCTCATCGCCGAGACGGGGCAGGACCCCATGACGGGCGCGGCGCTGTTCGGCACGACGGGGGAGTTCCTGGACCGCATGGGCTGGTCCTCGCTCGACGAGCTGCCGCCGCTCGCGCCGCACCTGCCCGGAGTCGAGGAGGCGGCCTCGCTGGGGATCGACGACTGAGCCGACGCCCGCGCGGGGCGAAGCGGGCCCCGCGACCTGAGAGAATCGGTCCCCATGAGCACGTCACGCCGCGGCGGGAGCCGCCGCCCCGACCGTCCCGCCCGCCCCCGACCCGCCCAGCAGCCCGCGCAGGACCGCGACGTCCACGTGGCCGACGGGGTGCGGCTGCAGAAGGTCCTCGCCCAGGCGGGCCTGGGCTCGCGCCGCAAGTGCGAGGAGCTCATCGCGAAGGGCCACGTCGAGGTCGACGGCGTGCTCGTGACCGAGCTGGGCGTGCGGATCGACCCCGCAACCGCCGTCGTGCACGTCGACGGCATGCGCGTGCAGCTCGACGCGTCGAAGCTCACGCTCGCGGTCAACAAGCCGTACGGCGTCGTGTCGACCATGAGCGACCCCGAGGGGCGCCCCACGCTCGCCGACCTCGTCAAGGACCGCCCGGAGCGGCTGTTCCACGTCGGGCGCCTCGACGCCGACAGCGAGGGCCTGCTGCTGCTCACCAACGACGGCGAGCTCGCCAACCGGCTCTCGCACCCGAGCTACGAGGTCCCCAAGACCTACCTCGTGACCGTCACCGGTGGCGAGGTGTACCCGCGCATCGGCAAGCAGCTGCTCGACGGCGTCGAGCTCGAGGACGGCCCGGCGCGCCTGGACGCCTTCAAGGTCGTGCAGGCGATCGAGGGGCAGACCATGGTCGAGGTCGTGCTGCACGAGGGCCGCAACCGGATCGTGCGCCGCATGTTCGACGCCGTCGGGCGGCCCGTGACGCGCCTCGTGCGCACCCGGATCGGCCCGATCGCGCTCGGCGACCTGCGCCCCGGACGCAGCCGCGTGCTCGGGCGCACCGAGCTCGGCTCCCTCATGGGCGCCGTCGACCTGTGACCCCGGGCCCCGCCCACCCACCATCAGCACCGAGGAGAGACCACGTGGTCGTCATCGCCGTCGACGGGCCGTCCGGCTCGGGCAAGTCGAGCGTCTCGAGGCAGGTCGCGCGGCGGCTGCGCCTGGCGTACCTGGACACCGGCGCCATGTACCGGGCCGCGACGCTGTGGTGCGTCGAGCGCGGCGAGGACCTGGCGGACGCCCGCGCGGTCGCGCACGCCGTGCGCGTCATGCCGCTCGAGATGGGCCTCGACCCCGCGGCGCCGATCGTCGTGCTCGAGGGGCGGGACGTGAGCGCGGCGATCCGCAGCACCGAGATCTCGACGGCGGTGTCCGCCGTCGCGACCAACCTCGAGGTGCGCGCCGAGCTGCGCCGCCGGCAGCGGCAGATCATCGAGGCCGAGACCCGTCCCGGCGGGTTCTCGGACGGCGCCGGCATCGTGGCCGAGGGCCGCGACATCACCACCGTCGTCGCGCCCGACGCCGACGCGCGGGTCCTGCTCACCGCGAGCGAGGAGGCCCGCCTGCGCCGCCGCTCGCTCGAGGTGCACGGCGCGGACGACGCGGCCGCGGTCGAGGCCACGAAGGACCAGGTGCTGCGCCGCGACCGCGACGACGCGACCGTGAGCCAGTTCCACGTAGCCGCCGACGGCGTCGTGACGGTCGACTCCTCGGAGCTCGACCTCGACCAGACGGTCGAGGCGGTGCTCGCCGTGGTCGCGCAGGTCACCGCGTCCTAGGCGGCTTCTGGTCGGCGCCACGGCGCGGGCCTGGGAGAATGGTCGCCATGACCTCACCCGCCGACGACGCCTCGACGCCTGCCGAGAACTCCGCCGAGCCGATCGACGACCTCCAGCCCGACCTCCTCGAGGACGCCCCGCAGGGCGGCCCCGAGGCCGACGAGCCCGAGGTCGTCACCTTCGCCGACGAGGAGGCGCGCGAGCGCGCGCTGCGTGCCGGGCTCGAGGAGTTCGAGCTCGACGAGGACGACCGCGCGCTGCTCGAGGGCGGCTTCGGCGACGTCGAGGCCGCCCCGGGCGAGTCGCCGCTGCCGGTGCTGGCCGTCGTCGGGCGCCCGAACGTGGGCAAGTCGACGCTCGTCAACCGCATCCTGGGCCGCCGCGAGGCGGTCGTCGAGGACACGCCCGGCGTGACCCGTGACCGCGTGAGCTACCCGGCCGAGTGGGCCGGGCGCCGGTTCACGCTCGTCGACACCGGCGGCTGGGAGGTCGACGTCGCGGGCATCGAGTCGAAGGTCGCCGAGCAGGCCGAGGTCGCGATCGAGCTGGCCGACGCCGTCGTGTTCGTCGTGGACGCGACCGTGGGCGCCACGTCGACCGACGAGCGCGTCGTCGAGCTGCTGCGCCGCTCGGGCAAGCCCGTGGTGCTGTGCGCCAACAAGGTCGACGGCCCCTCGGGCGAGGCCGACGCCGCGTACCTGTGGGCGCTCGGTCTCGGCGAGCCGCACCCCGTCTCGGCGCTGCACGGGCGCGGCACGGGCGACCTGCTCGACGCGGCGATGGCCGTGCTGCCGTCCGAGTCGCAGCACGGCGAGCTGCGGCCCGAGGGCCCGCGCCGCGTCGCGCTCGTCGGGCGGCCCAACGTGGGCAAGTCGTCGCTGCTCAACAAGATCGCCGGCGCGGAGCGCGTCGTCGTCGACGAGCTCGCGGGCACCACCCGCGACCCGGTCGACGAGCTCGTCGAGATCAAGGGCGTGCCGTACTGGTTCGTCGACACCGCGGGCATCCGCCGGCGCGTGCACCAGACGCGCGGCGCCGACTTCTACGCCTCGCTGCGCACGCAGGCCGCGATCGAGAAGGCCGAGGTCGCGGTCGTGCTCGTCGACGCGTCGCAACCGCTCACCGAGCAGGACACGCGCGTCATCTCGCAGGTCGTCGACGCCGGGCGCGCGCTCGTCATCGCCTACAACAAGTGGGACCTCATGGACGAGGACCGCCGGCCGTACCTCGAGCGCGAGATCGAGAAGGACCTCGTGCAGGTCCAGTGGGCGCCGCGCGTCAACGTCTCCGCGCGCACCGGCTGGCACACCGAGCGGCTCGTGCCGGCGCTCGAGCGGTCGCTCGCGTCCTGGGACACCCGCATCCCGACGGGCCGCCTCAACGCGTTCCTGGGCGAGCTCGTCGCCGCCCACCCGCACCCGCTGCGGGGCGGCAAGCAGCCGCGCATCCTGTTCGCGACCCAGGCCTCGACGCGCCCGCCGCGCTTCGTGATCTTCGCCACGGGCTTCCTCGAGGCCGGCTACCGCCGCTTCATCGAGCGACGGCTGCGCGAGACGTTCGGGTTCGAGGGCTCGCCGATCGAGATCAGCGTCCGGGTGCGCGAGAAGCGCCGCCGGTAGTCGGCGCACGCCGAGGGGAGGACCGTGGGCACGGGCAGGGTGGACGACCGGGCGCTCGCCGGGCGCGGGCGCGTGCTGCGCCTGGGCGTCGCCCGCGACACCGCGGCGGTACGGCACATCACGACGTTCCTCGTGGTCACGGTCGCGACCGTCCTGGTGACCCGCGCCTACCTCGCCGCGACGGGGTACCCGCAGATCGGCGGCGGCGACCTGCACGTCGCCCACGTCCTGTGGGGCGGGCTGCTCATGGCAGTGGCGTTCGTGCTGCTGCTGTCCTACGTCGGCCCGCCGGTCCGCTGGGTCGGCGCGGTCCTGGGCGGCGTCGGGTTCGGGCTCTTCGTCGACGAGGTCGGCAAGTTCGTCACCGCCGACAACGACTACTTCTACGCCCCGACGGCGGCCCTCATCTACGCGACGATCGTCGCGCTCGTGCTGCTCGTCGAGGCGATGCACGGCCGCCGTGCGCACCACCCGTCCGAGTACCTCGCCGTCGCGGCCGACCGGGCCGCGGCCGGGCTCGCCGGCGGGTTCACCGAGGCCGCCCGGGCGGAGGCGCGGGCGCTCGTCGAGCGCGGCCGCGGCGAGCCGGGCGCGGCGGAGCTCGCCGCCCTCGTCGAGGCCGTCCCGCACGACGAGGTCGCGGTGCCCGACCCGGTGCACCGGCTGGTGGCGCGGGCGGACCGCTGGATGCGGCGCGCCGTCGGGCTGCGCTGGACGGGCTGGCTCGTCGGGCTGGCGGTGCTCGCGGTCGCGGCGTCGTCGGCGCTCACCGGCCTGCGCGTGCTGTCCGGCGACGCGCCGTCGCCGTCCTGGGTCGGCGTCGGCATCCTCGCCGGGGCCGGCGCCACGGCCGCCTGCCTCGCCGTCGCCGCGGTGCTCCGGCGGGGCGACCCGCACCGCGCCGCCGCGTGGGTCCGCCGGGGCGTGATCGTGAGCCTGCTCATCACGCAGGTGCTCGTGTTCCGGGCCGTGCAGTGGGTCGGGGTGCTCGGGCTGGTCGTCGACCTCGTGGTGTTCGCGCTGCTCGAGGTCGCCGCGCGCGAGGCCGCCGCCGAGGAGGTCACCGAGCAGCGCTGAGCCCCGCCGGAACGCGGGCCGGTTTGCCATCGGGGCCTCGCGCGTGGCACCGTCGTGGTTCGACGAGCGAGAAGCTCGCGTGCTCTGGGGTCGGTGAAACTCCGAACCGGCGGTGAAAGTCCGCGACCCGGTCACATCCAGTGCCCGGTTGACCAGGTGGAACTCCTGGACCGACGGTCAAAGTCCGGATGGGAAGCGCACGCGACGGCTCTGCTCCCGTCCGCGCCCGGCGTCGCCGCGCGCGCACCCGGGCGCACGAGCACGTCCACGTCCCTCCCCGGGGTCCGCGACCGGACGACAGGGGCGAGGGATGACGGCGGCCACCACGACGGGGCCCACCACGAGCGAGGCCGAACGGGCCGCGATGCGGCGCGCCCTGGCCCTCGCCGCGACCCCGGGACGGCTGCCCGGTCCCAACCCGCGCGTCGGCTGCGTCCTGCTCGCGCCCGACGGCGGCGTCGTCGCCGAGGGGTTCCACCGCGGTGCCGGCACCCCGCACGCCGAGGCGGACGCCCTCCTGCGGGCCCGCGCGGCCGCCGGGCCCGACGCCGCGCGCGGCGCGACCGCCGTCGTCACGCTCGAGCCGTGCGCGCACCGCGGCCGCACCGGCCCGTGCGCCGAGGCGCTCGTCGAGGCCGGCGTGGCGCGCGTCGTCTTCGCCCAGCCCGACCCCAACCCCGTGGCCGCCGGCGGCGCCGCGGTCCTGCGCGACGCCGGGATCGACGTCGTCGGTGGCCTCCTCGCCGACGAGGCGCGCGCCCTCAACGCGACGTGGACCCGCGCGATGGAGCTCGGCCGGCCCGTCGTCACGTGGAAGGTCGCCGCGAGCCTCGACGGCCGCACCGCCGCCGCGGACGGCTCGTCCCGGTGGATCTCGAGCGCCGCCGCGCGCCGGGACGCGCACGCGCTGCGCTCCGCCGTGGACACCGTGCTCGTCGGCACGGGCACGCTGCTCGCCGACGACCCGGCGCTGACCGTGCGCGACGCCGCGACGGCGGGCGCCGCCGTGTCGCAGCCGCTGCGTGCGGTCATGGGGCGCACCGACGTGCCGGCGTCGGCCCGGGTGCGCGGCGACGGTGCGCCCGCGGGCGACCCGGGATGGGTGCACCTGCGCACGCGCGACCCGCGGGTCGCGCTGGCCGAGCTGTGGGCGCTCGAGCGCCGGCACGTGCTGCTCGAGGGCGGGCCGCGGCTCGCCGCCGCGTTCTGGCGCGCCGGGCTCGTCGACGAGCTCGTCGTCTACGTCGCACCGGTGCTGCTCGGCGCCGGCCCCGCCGCCGTCGCGGACCTCGGCATCACCACCATCTCCGACGCTGCGCGCCTCGAGGTCACGGACGTCACCGTGCTCGAGGCCCCGGGCGAGGACACGAACGTGCGGCTGACCCTGCGGCCGCGGAAGGAGGGCTGAGCCATGTTCACCGGGATCGTCGAGGAGCTGGGCACGGTCGTCGCGCTCACCGAGAGCGCGGACGCCGCGCGGCTCGAGGTCGGGGCCGACGAGGTGCTCACCGACGCCCGTCACGGCGACTCGATCGCCGTGAACGGGTGCTGCCTCACCGTCGCCGCGCTCGGCACGACCGCGGGCGGGCGCCGCACCTGGACCGCCGACCTCATGGCCGAGACCCTCGAGCGCACGACGCTCGGCGGCCTCGTCCCGGGCGCGCCCGTCAACCTCGAGCGGGCGCTCGCGGCCGGCGGCCGGCTCGGCGGCCACGTCGTGCAGGGCCACGTCGACGGCGTCGGCACCGTCCTGCGGCGCGAGCCGGGGGAGCGGTGGGACGTCGTCGAGATCTCCCTGCCCGCCGACCTCGCCCGGTACGTCGTGGCCAAGGGCTCGATCGCGGTCGACGGCGTGAGCCTCACCGTGGTCGACGCGGGCGACGACCGGTTCACCGTGAGCCTCATCCCCGAGACGCTGGCCCGCACCACGCTCGGCACCCGGGCGGTCGGCGAGCAGGTCAACCTCGAGACCGACGTGCTCGCGCGGCACGTCGAGCGCCTGCTCGCGGCGGGGGTGGCCCGGTGAGCCCGCACGGCCCCGACGCGCAGGCGCGCGTCGAGCGCGCGATCGCCGACGTCGCGGCCGGACGCCCCGTCGTCGTGGTCGACGACCACGACCGCGAGAACGAGGGCGACCTCATCCTCGCGGCGGCGACCGTCACGCCCGAGACCATGGCGTTCACCATCCGGTACACGAGCGGCCTGATCTGCGTGCCGGCGTCGGG contains:
- the ribD gene encoding bifunctional diaminohydroxyphosphoribosylaminopyrimidine deaminase/5-amino-6-(5-phosphoribosylamino)uracil reductase RibD, whose protein sequence is MTAATTTGPTTSEAERAAMRRALALAATPGRLPGPNPRVGCVLLAPDGGVVAEGFHRGAGTPHAEADALLRARAAAGPDAARGATAVVTLEPCAHRGRTGPCAEALVEAGVARVVFAQPDPNPVAAGGAAVLRDAGIDVVGGLLADEARALNATWTRAMELGRPVVTWKVAASLDGRTAAADGSSRWISSAAARRDAHALRSAVDTVLVGTGTLLADDPALTVRDAATAGAAVSQPLRAVMGRTDVPASARVRGDGAPAGDPGWVHLRTRDPRVALAELWALERRHVLLEGGPRLAAAFWRAGLVDELVVYVAPVLLGAGPAAVADLGITTISDAARLEVTDVTVLEAPGEDTNVRLTLRPRKEG
- a CDS encoding pseudouridine synthase, with protein sequence MSTSRRGGSRRPDRPARPRPAQQPAQDRDVHVADGVRLQKVLAQAGLGSRRKCEELIAKGHVEVDGVLVTELGVRIDPATAVVHVDGMRVQLDASKLTLAVNKPYGVVSTMSDPEGRPTLADLVKDRPERLFHVGRLDADSEGLLLLTNDGELANRLSHPSYEVPKTYLVTVTGGEVYPRIGKQLLDGVELEDGPARLDAFKVVQAIEGQTMVEVVLHEGRNRIVRRMFDAVGRPVTRLVRTRIGPIALGDLRPGRSRVLGRTELGSLMGAVDL
- a CDS encoding heme o synthase, which encodes MSTTSPTTTGPATPAPAATRRASRKQARGPVGGGWRSRAGAYVALTKPRVIELLLVTTVPTMILAQGGLPDLWLVLATLVGGALAAGSANAFNCYLDRDIDELMNRTKRRPLVTGEVTPRAALVFATLLGVVALVWFALVVNVAAAWLTFAAIVIYVVGYTMILKRRTPQNIVWGGIAGCMPVFIGWAAVTESLSWAALALFGVIFFWTPPHYWPLSVKFKRDYATAGVPMLPVVASDRRVAVEMVAYTVAMIACSLALVPLAGMTWFYAVAAAGLGAWFLGSTVGMLRRARGEARGKLGAMKVFHASITYLTLLFVAVAVDVFLPF
- a CDS encoding ScpA family protein, with translation MATPRSAATDEAPAASGFQVHLENFSGPFDLLLSLIAKHELDVTEVALAVVTDEFVAHIRAAEQAAREAAERGEEHPSWDLGTASEFVVVAATLLDLKAARLLPGVVEEDAEDLELLEARDLLFARLLQYRAYKEVSAIFAERMATEGRRVPRSVPLEPEVAALLPELVWTLDGERLAALAARALEPKAPPVVGLAHLHAPLVSVREEAQVVARRLRREHAATFRALVAGAERIVAVARFLALLELFRSGDVAFEQVTPLGELTVRWTGHGGDDEVVGDGFEEFDGTDVEGAA
- a CDS encoding riboflavin synthase; the encoded protein is MFTGIVEELGTVVALTESADAARLEVGADEVLTDARHGDSIAVNGCCLTVAALGTTAGGRRTWTADLMAETLERTTLGGLVPGAPVNLERALAAGGRLGGHVVQGHVDGVGTVLRREPGERWDVVEISLPADLARYVVAKGSIAVDGVSLTVVDAGDDRFTVSLIPETLARTTLGTRAVGEQVNLETDVLARHVERLLAAGVAR
- the xerD gene encoding site-specific tyrosine recombinase XerD, with product MPDTLPETLQAVLRDYLAHLGVERGLSGNTLAAYRRDLTRYAHHLARLGRARLADVLEADVTAYVSVLRQGSDGGTPLSPSSTARALAAVRGWHRFAQAEGLTDADPSAEVHAPQQLRRLPHALSVDDVARLLAAAGTGDGPVPLRDRALLELLYSTGGRISEVVGLDVDAVGWLGRDDAEEPEHAVVRLLGKGSKERVVPVGSYARTALDAYLVRGRPALAAAGRGTPALFLNTRGARLSRQSAWAVLRRAAERAGIDAPVSPHTLRHSFATHLLAGGADVRVVQELLGHASVTTTQIYTMVTPEALREVYAATHPRALG
- the der gene encoding ribosome biogenesis GTPase Der, which produces MTSPADDASTPAENSAEPIDDLQPDLLEDAPQGGPEADEPEVVTFADEEARERALRAGLEEFELDEDDRALLEGGFGDVEAAPGESPLPVLAVVGRPNVGKSTLVNRILGRREAVVEDTPGVTRDRVSYPAEWAGRRFTLVDTGGWEVDVAGIESKVAEQAEVAIELADAVVFVVDATVGATSTDERVVELLRRSGKPVVLCANKVDGPSGEADAAYLWALGLGEPHPVSALHGRGTGDLLDAAMAVLPSESQHGELRPEGPRRVALVGRPNVGKSSLLNKIAGAERVVVDELAGTTRDPVDELVEIKGVPYWFVDTAGIRRRVHQTRGADFYASLRTQAAIEKAEVAVVLVDASQPLTEQDTRVISQVVDAGRALVIAYNKWDLMDEDRRPYLEREIEKDLVQVQWAPRVNVSARTGWHTERLVPALERSLASWDTRIPTGRLNAFLGELVAAHPHPLRGGKQPRILFATQASTRPPRFVIFATGFLEAGYRRFIERRLRETFGFEGSPIEISVRVREKRRR
- the cmk gene encoding (d)CMP kinase, producing the protein MVVIAVDGPSGSGKSSVSRQVARRLRLAYLDTGAMYRAATLWCVERGEDLADARAVAHAVRVMPLEMGLDPAAPIVVLEGRDVSAAIRSTEISTAVSAVATNLEVRAELRRRQRQIIEAETRPGGFSDGAGIVAEGRDITTVVAPDADARVLLTASEEARLRRRSLEVHGADDAAAVEATKDQVLRRDRDDATVSQFHVAADGVVTVDSSELDLDQTVEAVLAVVAQVTAS
- the scpB gene encoding SMC-Scp complex subunit ScpB — translated: MTQEPDDRIDTEAGVEPGVEVDVASLPGGAAAALEAVLMVAESPVPVERLAAAVDLPVPRVRETLEALAAEYRGDGDGRPRGFELREGAEGWRFYSSRAHADVVGRFVLEGQSSRLSQAALETLAVIAYRQPVTRGQVSAVRGVNVDGVVRTLLARGLIAETGQDPMTGAALFGTTGEFLDRMGWSSLDELPPLAPHLPGVEEAASLGIDD
- a CDS encoding ParA family protein; protein product: MTQTALIADGGRTDVVGRPMPDFPVPAPLSSHGPARIVAMCNQKGGVGKTTTTINLGASLAEYGRRVLLVDFDPQGAASVGVGVNPHELDLSVYNLVMERDVRLDDVVQTTAIDGLDVLPANIDLSAAEVQLVGEVARESVLARALRPALDDYDVILVDCQPSLGLLTVNALTAAHGVLIPLECEFFALRGVALLIETIEKVRDRLNPALEIDGILPTMYDSRTLHSREVVARVHEAFGDTLLHTVIGRTVKFPDASVAAEPITAYAPNHPGAEAYRQLARELVARGDTA